CGATTccactagtgttgcccaaaatcggtcttggtcttgcagtcttggtcttgttcttgcgttttcgcaagaccaagaccgtgCAAGttttacgcaagaacaagactaagcctgcgagactcttgcgtcttgcagttaggacgaaGTGTtgttttagcgagtattgtagttcgggtatatgttACAATACtttatgagacgcaaaaaaatatgtaataaaaatttaaaaaactggacttatgcgcattacgaacaataccataaacatacatcaaaatcatccataaaaatattcattaaaaacaacacatttgacacgtgctcagagatcataattacaatgtaaaaataaaatattttgtacattttttttagcatacgacttcttcgctctgaaattaattgtccagaatTATAGCCgctctctaatcataaaataatcttgcattgatacgtcgacagtaatcgaaattttttaaaaatatgtcaccttagctataaaaaatataacactcattattacggacacccacttcccacttaataattcaatttttttcccattataatttagttaggaggaatctaaataaataaatcttatcggcctaagactaaacattgtttctgctgagtgtgcgatgagatcattcggttaaaccaaatttgctgaaagagcgcgataatattcaaaagtttaaaTGTAGCTTACCCTGtaaacaaaacaccgaagtaacgatatattGTAATtttcggtttgttattagatacttaggctattgaatagtaacggacatttatagtagtagctgctttttcgacatcactaaacttcatttgacaagtttacaatttgacatgggggacagagattcaaatagttttaaaatagtcggagtagtgagcgttggaattatagatataaaagacctaaaagcaaatttgatgagtttttcgaaataatttatgcatcccaaattgcttacTTTGAATTGTGCCTACACAcaaaggttaaaatgaaaataaaaaacagaaacacttcaggtttaaggaagcatctaatatcttttcacaaaaaagaattacaaatatttcttcctgaaaaaccaaaattctggttgtcaaaaaaatattcctactactttattttggtaaattaatgtatttattaagtagatatctccttaatttaaaataacttcttttgattatcattactttcttacctattctttattttttcaagttagttttttatataaaagtagagctaagattgttaataacatttatgttgctttaataagtggattatagtttgttattttatcacctaaagaatatgtgcccttgatacctatatttggatttttgccacgtaccaatattttttaagatttccatttcatatatggtggaggtTCATCAACACCTTTCTAGacagaaaaattttgtttaacatacagtcaagtttatgtcattaatttggttttttgtgttttaaccatgtttgattgacttacatggggcatggtagatagctgggttagttagagcataggcacggatcgcttagatcgtggcttccaacttccctagtaacgtttaataaatagcaataggctaatgggtaactgcaagacttgcaagactcttgctgcaagaccaagaccaagaccaagaccaggtgtgcaataccaagaccaagaccaagaccaggtgtattggcgcaagaccaagaccaagactgtctaagtctcgtcttgttcttgcatttgggcaacactagatTCCACTCGAACTGCGACGAAAACCGAGGAGCGTCGTCAAATTTAAGATAATCCATCTTGCTAGGGTTAACAGCTTTAAAGAAACTGATTTCATTTTCGGTAAACTTAAAAATGACATACGAAAGTTGCAGTCTCCTTTAAAAGCCAGCTCTAGCTTctcctttaaaacgcattttgatttttctcGATGAGACACtcttatcaaaagatatcgaatttttactacCGAGTTGAAGCGTAACTGGCATTCAAAAACGccagtcgcttcaagcgtttGCAATTTctgttcattctacacaaaaagtgctaataaatatttttatttaaaattatctaagctacatttttttctacggcgtacagaccCCTTCTACGATTGGGGTTTTAGAAGGGCGAAACCCAGTGGTAGGAGTGGCaaaattgtttgcatctttttGGCGTCCCATAATGGATATTCTCAGCAAAGTTCAGCTTGTTTGTCTTGGTTTTAAAAGACAAAACTCTGACGAATCTACTACTAATAGTAGGAACAAGTTTAAATTATAGTTTAATTATTTCTTATGGTTGGTTTTCCTTTTCTAGGGCCCTGCTAGTATTGTACTAACGTATTTTTGGTTTATTTCTCTGGATAGTTTCTTAAGGGTTCTTGCCCTTCTTTTCTAGTTAGCCATAAATTTCTTATGAATGAAAATGTTTTCGGCTCGTTCTCTTTAATCCTTTGTCTCAAGATCGTTATTTGACATAAGTTTTACTATTtaagttttttcaattttatataaattagtAAAAAGTAAGATACACTAAACTGGTTCTTGCTGATTTTTTAATGCCTTTGTTTCTTAACATAGTTAAATAGTCTaaaaattttttggttgttctTCAAAAAACCAATAAAACATATAGAAACAAACAAATGCTACATGTATGTATTTAGTAAAATACCTCCAACATTTCTTTTGGTTTACAACCAGCTACCACTCCGGCTTTTAtcagtataaatatttttatttgtatacttaaattaaatttgaagGGTACAGGGAAAAAACCAACAATgtccaaaaatgaaaaaaatcagtTTTTCCTTTCCATATTTTCTGTATGCCATATATTTTATCTTGAAAAATCGTCAAGGGGAACAACGAACGTAGTCCTGAGATATTCAAGGTTTTAAATATCTATTGCAGGAGAAAAACCAACATCGTTAATATGCAACATTGGAATAAACCTAAACAGTCCATAAAATTTGTTATTACTCTCACCCAGGTCATCGCAGCTGCGTTTATTAGTTATTGTTTCCAGACGTCTATTCAAGCTTGTTCGTTAAGTTGTTAAGAAGTATTCAGTATTCTTTAGTTTTAAGAGTCTTTGTTGAAAGTCTTAGTGTTTAAAATTTCTAACAGTGACGACAATACTTTAATACTAATTACTCAAAGAAAAAGCGTAAAACACATGGTTGTCTTAGAGATGTTGCTAAGAAGATACGAGCCTCGACCTTTGAAACCAGAGAAGACTGTCAGTGCAAGAGGTATAAGTGGTTCCAGAATATTTCTATAGCCGAACAAAGTGATTTAATAAGACAGTTTAAAATTGACCGTGAAAATGGTAATGATGCCCAAAATAGTTACTTATCTGGACGTATCTCATTACGACCTATGTTTCAACGAAGGCCAAGGAAAAACGAAGAAGATGCTAGATTGAATAAAAGCTCCTACAGCTAGAAAGTAAGAGTTATTAGAAAGTGCAGTAGAGGTACCAGTATGTTTTAAAGCGTTTTAATCACTGTCTGGAATTAAAGCATTCCAATTACATACAACAAAAACATCTTTAAGAACAACTGGCTAGGCGCCGATTCAAAGAAGGGAAATGCATGGCAATATACCACATAAGGTAGATCAACACACTCGTGAATTTTTATTGCAGTTTTTTGGCTCATTAAAGCGACATAAAGCGTACTACACTTTTAAGGACTCTAACAGAGTTTACCTACCGGAAGATATAAATGTTAAAAATCTTCTTGAATTATTTTTGACTAAACATCCCCATATTGAGATGTGTTATGAAACATTTAGACAAATATTTGTGTCAGAGTTTAACATCCCCTTCAGTTATATACGAACATGAACTGAAACGTGCTGTTGATGTGACGAGCAGAAAGCCAAAATATTACATAAGCAAGATAAAAATATTACCGTTTCAACAGGTGATGACGAAAAAGTAAAGTTAGAGAACGATGTCAGGAAGCTAGAATTTGAAGAGACACTCCATTTTAAAAAAGATTGATTGGTTTTATAAACTCAACAGGCATGCAAAAACTGAAGCTGGAAAGTCATCAACTGTAGATGCTTTCTgcttaaatagaaaaaaatctcTCTACTCCGAATATACCTTCTGCTGAAGTGCATTTTAGAAGACAGCtgtcattatatatttttaatattcatattttGTCAAATGTATTTCAATCATATATACGTATGGCCAAACCATTACAAAAAAGGGGTCAGATCACGTTACCCCAATACTCTATCATTTTTTTAACACCTACCTGGATCCTGGTGTTAAAAAACTTTATGTGTTTGCCGACTCTTGCAgaggacaaaacaaaaatcacaCTATCATCCAGTTGATCCACTACGTAACTGCTACACTAAAAATATTTGACATTGTGACAATTACTTACTCAGTGCGCGGCCATTCTTTGATGGAACCAGACAAAACCATGGGACTGATCACAAAAAGTGCAAAGGCTGAAACCCCAGATGGCCGAAGAGAGGTTATAGAAGCCGTGCGAATCAGACAAGATCGGTTTGTTGTTGTAACATGTGAACAAATTATGTTTAAAGAGTGGGGTACATTTTTGTCTTCCAAgttctacaaaaataaattttcttttcctATTCGGCAACTAAAACAGTTTTAATGTTTTTAGAAACATAATGCAAAACCGTTGATCACAGGGAAACATATAACAGATCTTTCACGTCGTGTAGTAAAAGATCAATGAATGATCCAGAAGGGAAAATCAAAGGTATCCGATCTTCAAGAACCCAATCAGCTATACCAAACGCTTATGCCTTCGGCCAAAGAAAAATGTGCTGATCTAAAAGTTCTAATGAAATTCTGTTAAGAAGAGGGATCTAAAGAGTACTACAGCTAACTTCTTTCTGCCAATCAGCCTGAGTTACCATCTGAGCCCGATATTGTTACCAACGATCAAAGCGATTTTTAGAAATCAGATTAACATCAAATTAATCAGTAGTTTGTAGCTTGGTTTGTTCTTTTATTGTGATGTATGTAGAAATGCCTTACGAAATAAAAagatgataaaaataaatttttttttgatctGTTTGGGGGAAGAACCAACTCAGTCCACATTTTGTTTAATTAAAGAATATCTAATTACGAAATAATAATTCAATCATAGCATTATTCCAGCTATTTATAAAAAGTACATGTCGaacgaaatatataaaaatatttagctaaaaatgtaaaaaagtatAGGGTCTTTAtcgtttcaaatttttgttttatttctttcgaAAATATAGTTTTTTGACTTAGTTGCCTTTTTCCCCGTATCCTTCGTTTTTTTTAGAACTTAGACGACAAAACAGAATAAATGACATAAAAAGCCAACCAGTCTATTCTcgttaaattttctcaaaaaagttTATTCTATACATTATACATGTTTTACTTAATATGAATATTAAGATTTAATAGAAAATAAGGTTTTCATAACAACAAGTTAATCTaagcattattttttttaacttatttgtCAATGTTTTGCAATacctttataaataataaaaatcatttgtttggtttaaTCAGGTTTCTTTattcataaataaataatttaaagattTGTATCACATTTCTAATTACCAAGGTTGAACAACTGGTCCTGCAGAGTAAGCAGAGAGAACTGGAGCAGCGTGTCCAGCATATGCAACTGGTGCTTGAGCAAAACTCTTAGCTACGATCGGTGCAGAGTAGGCAGAGACAACTGGAGCAGAAGCGGCATAAGCTAGAGGAGATACACTCTTGGATACAATTGGTGATGAATAGGCAGACACAACTGGTGAGGAATATGCCGATACAACTGGAGCATGTGCAGAGTATCCTAGAGGAGCTACACTTTTGGCAACTAATGGAGCTGAGTACGAAGATAAAACTGGAGAAGAGTAAGCGGAAACCACTGGAGAAGAGTAAGCGGACACAACTGGTGAATGAGCGGCATACGATAGGGGACCTACGCTTTTAGCTACCAATGGAGATGAGTAGGCTGATACAACAGGTCCATGTGCTGGTAGAGACAATGGTGCAGAGTAGGCAGACACAACAGGTCCGTGAGCTGGTAGAGATAATGGAGCAGAGTATGCAGACACAACAGGTCCGTGAGCTGGTAGAGCCAAGGGAGCGGAGTAAGCAGATACTACTGGAGCTACCGATTTGGCGACAACTGGAGCAGCAAGGGCTACAGGCGCTGGGTGGCTGGTGTAGGTTTGAACATACGATTTGGAAACAGCAGGAGCAGACAATACTGGAGCTGAGTGGTAAGCTGATACTACTGGAGCCGCAGGAAGTGCTAATGTACTGTCCCAGTTACCAGCTTTGGCGAAAGCCAAGAATGATGCAAAGATAATtacctaaaaaaaaaacatttattgtaTATTCGATTATTTACTTTAAAGTGGAAAATATATTTGTTTAGTCAAATTATTTACTATATAGTTTATTTAACCAACTTTGGATCTAGTTAAGAAAAATAACCACAAACTTACATTACAATGTAAGATGTTTATGTCAAGAAAATAATTCTTTTTAGGGCTAGAATTTTCTTTGGAACTCCTAAAACGATCGGGCTTATTTCTATCAATTATTACTAACTGTGATTCTTTCTTTTTCACAACAATGACTGCTGATAGATTAAAAGAATTAATAGAAAATTTAAATGGGAAGTTTGaaaaatggatgaaataataTAAAGCAAAAGGATTTATCTTACACGAAGAGTAAAAAGAAGAAGTATGTCCAAACGGATGAAGacattctaaattaaaaaaataacgttTCAACCAGTATTAAGAAAATATGTGTTAGTTTACTATCGATAGATAAAGTTCTAAACGAGGATACCgtttccagaaaaaaaaagaattaaactaACTTATACTATATTAACTTGAGTATTTCAAACACATCTTAAGAAATGTTaattgcaaaattttaaaaatgaacattaaagaaaaaaagaagaaactaGAGATCAATGGTTTGAGGAATATTTTTTTGGGTTAACGTATTTTCGTATCAAGTTTTTGGTAACACACTTTTAGAAAAACGGTAGATATAGTGTGAAGTGTTTCTACGATAGCCAAGTCAACGGGAGCACATTCAATGTTTAAAAGAAGaatcaaacaaaaatgtaaaacacattttttttacaCAAAATGTTATGTTCAAAATGTACAAAATGCACAAAATGTTATATTCAAAAATTGATAAgggaataaaaaataaagttattaaatgATATATTCTTGATGACGAGAGAAGCAgtagtttaaatgtattaatatttaaaacacaGGAGATATTTCTTTATCttgaaaagaaatatttttataatttgagAGCAAAAGCTAAGACACCCAAAAATGAAGGTCAATTTTTATTGAAGCTATGGAGCCTAAACAGTAGCGTCAGCATTACATATTTTTAGAAACTATAAAAgggcactatatatatatatatatatatatatatatatatatatatatatatatatatatatatatatatatatacgacaaTATAACTGTAAAATTGTTTTACTTACTTTCAAAGCCATTGTAGTGTAGACAGTATTGTTGTTTGTAAGGTGTTTAAGAAAATGATACTGTTCAAAAAAAGCGATGCGTTTTTATACAACTTAATTCCACTTCATATTGAACCACTTTCGATTTTATTGAAGGTCTAGGCTACCATCCAGATCATTCAGTTTTATTacaaaacataatttattacGTACTAAAAAtctacacaaaattattaaacaTGTTTTTGAAGAATAGCTAATTATATCCTTTCGATGCTATTTTTGTAAAACAGTCGTTTTATTGTCCAGGTTACGAGTTGATTAATTATTCCTGATTAAATAGATAATAaacatatacatataaaaatgtgatatatgtacatacatacatatatatatatatatatatatatatatatatatatatatatatatatatatatatattgtatacatatatatatatatatatatatatatatatatatatatattatattatatacatatatatatatatacagggtgatcctTAAATAATTGTACAAACATAatccgtagattctgcactttaaaatattacgattttaACTTgccttaataaaatattgatattaagaaatatacagggtgttaaattggaaatttaaaattttatttttcgttataacttttacgtttgtaaatatttttagacaaaaatttacaattggattTACAATACTTCATCTGACAACCTGTCATCTGAAAATCCTACTTTTTCTCATTGGTATCAAAACTTTCTACTAgtaaaattaaaatgtgatgattgtggtACCTCtcatgtaggtagaaccattcgaaagttatctactagagtttcagaacatttgaaaagaccaaacttttccagttttggtcaacacttattatccagtaaacacaattttaacatcaatactggttcatctattttacatgacattaCTAGAAAGAAAATCTACTTTTacgatttattggaagatttggaaattacaagggaaacaaataaaaactctCACTGttttaatactcaaattaatttaaattgtactaaatttaaacccattttcaaaaactttattgcagctttacctcgtgggggacccagctcggctttttagacttcctgcactgagtatacctattaagaatttattaatttcatattttgattaatattagtattttattcttcaacaatttacaaaactagctggctcaggttcaattgatctatagttggcgttgATTACACTTTCCATATATCTGCGTAATTTAGATAGaccatctccacagttgtatatttcaacatttcccactgttggtcagttggtcttgagtaatgctttgacattttaattttatggttctcccattgactgtgggtttaaCTGAACTGTTTAGATTATACCCAATTTATACACTCtactttcaattttgatttttttttatttaaaattaacgggtctcgacagcttatggtcattgacacgggtacagTTTACATATTTTGcacattatacatattttatataggtacaAGAATTTGATATGAACAGTTTTTTTTGTAGGCAAGTTAAAACAATAAAGCTTATCACTATGCACTGTTTATATTAGCTGAATtaaacttgtttcttttaaaaatctaagaacactgtcaaaacggtttggaacactgagaatgtcttttagatttccttttAGGCTGTGCTTGTTTCTGGAAAAATCATACTGGCAGCAGTCCACTATCACGTGTTTGATGAAAAGGAGGCTATTACAGTAGTGGCATAATAAAGAGTTTTCTGATGCCATAAGATATCCACGTGTGAGACGTGTATGCCCTATTCGTAGTCGGTGAATAACTGACTTTTCTTCTTTCCTGTTCATAGAGGAGATATTGACGCGAGATAAGTTGGGTTCAACGTTATGCAgattagtttttgttttactccacaggtccgcccatgagctgaggattttttgttttatcaatatttCAAGATCCTTATGGATTTGGACCTCTTTGAAGGCTAtgtcagaagaacatgctgctttagcggcttggtctgctttttcgtttcccaATATACCAACATGAGATCGAGTCCAGATCATTATGACTTTTATGATAGCAGAATATAGTTGGTTACAGATGGTGTGGAGTTCATGGACTAGTGGTTTTCGCGAAAATGCATCTTATGGAATGAATCGAGGAAAGAGAATGGCGATTTTtatgctttcatttgaagtaGGATGGATTGAAGTCTTTAATGCTTGGAGTATTCCATATAATTGTGCGGTATATATACTTCAACTTTTAGCCAATCGCACAGAGCTTATTGTCGTCGTCAGTGTGGACACAACGAAGCCACAACAGTCTTCATTCctggacgcatcggtgtataaaattttatcaaattgtgTTAAGTTGAGGATGTTTTGGAAGGATTTTCTAAGGATTAAGTTTAGGATTCCTGTTTTGTCGAATCTGCATAAATCAGTATTGAATATTGGAAGATTGTGCATCCATGGAGCTGTCTTGGGGGTATAAATAGAAGTAGTATTGGAAAGGTTGATAGAATCTAATAAAGGAGATAATAATTGTGGTAATGTGAGAGACTGGTTGGATGCGTTTGCTGGGGgaggttctatgggattgattagatttattaccgggttacttgggtttgctaatattcttacaaagtatgaaagtagaagctGCTGTCTTCTTAGATGGAGTGGTGGCTCTGAAGATTCAACGCACACACTTTCAGCGGGACTTGATTTGAAAGCACCGAGGCATAGTCATAGGGATGTATTTTGAATCGTGTTTAGAGACTTTAGTAGGGAGCTACTAGATTCCATATAAAGAATACTGCCATAATCTAGCCTAGAGCGAATTAACGCTCTATATATTTTAAGAAGAGATTCTTCGTCAGCTGCCCAAGAGAAGCTAGCAAGAGACTTAAGTAATTCTTTGGATACAGTTTCCTTTAAGTTTCTGAATATGCTGTCTCCAGATAAGCTTTTTATCAAAGGTGATACCAAGAAGTGTCAAATAATTAACTGTTTGTAAACGAAGTCCGTTTAGAGTTATAGAAGGTGGATTAGGTCTATGTTTTTTGGTAAAGTGAATTACTTTGAATTTAGGAGCTGAAAACACAAATCCAGTACGCGTGGACCAGGtgtctattttgtttattgcATTTTGTAGCAAAGTGCTGGTGGTATCTGTGACTATGCCTTggcagtataatataatatcatcagcatatattgAGTACCTGACTGGTGGTTCTAGATATGAATAAAAGGTATTTATGCTAAGTAAAAATAAAGTGGTGCTTAAAACTGAGCCCTGAGGCAAACCGTTGTCCAAAGCGTGTGGTTTTGATATTTTTCCGTTTGTTAATACTCTAAAAtatcgatatttttttaaaataaataaatgttaccagttaagttatatttagttaattttcttagaattaGAGGTCTTTGTACTGTGTCGAAGGTACTTTGGATATATAAAGTTACTGCTATGACTTCGCTTCTATTCGAAAATGCGTTAACAATGTCAGTATGTAGTGTGACCAGGTTATTTATTGTACTTTGATTTGATCTGAAACCTGTTTGGAATGGgtcaagaatattatttctttctagATACCATAGTAAGCGTTTATTGACCATCTTTTCTAACATTTAACATAGTGAACAAgtgagagaaattggtctatatgattttaGAAGATTTGGAGATGAGTCATTTTTTTGATAGGAATTGTAGTTGCTTGTCGCCATAACGTTGGGAACTGGTTTTGCGACCAGATCTTATTATATAACTCTAGCAGTTTGAGATGTGTGTCTGGATTAAGATTTTTAAGAATATGgatagtgttgtgaatttattaaaaggttcaatatttataacacttatggatttaatttatttctttatttatattaacttatctgacaataatttatttattcgtacgttacaaattcgcgagcgcgggtcttgagtattaactgccctccatataaaaatgttgtatttatatacgaaatcctgatatactagaacagcatcgaaagatcgagaagcttggccggctcattcaccataattttggttctagacttccaccgaaatttctacaataaaacagaataattagtcataaaagttaggccagtatatttatcgtaacattgcccccctcttaaaagatggttcctcctggaaccttgtcgggactggaaccggaactgtatgctggtatcggcaactggaccctcttttacaacttccagttgtataaaaatgacaagggacggttttctctccgcaccagtaactatgcggattgcaacagactaacacctggacttcggtgtctttaaagatctcctccaccatatttcggataaccctccaatctaattggcggcactccaactttggcatggctaacttttgcacgtcggactctagtacgtgccctctcaattgaagtaaggcttcccatacatctcggtaggtaggttggtcacgggcagtgtcttttgttaccaggtagaaaaggtaacgtgatgcatcttggagtttcaaggttttaccggacgctggcacttggcattgaagttctgcaactcgaccaaacttccttcgaaagacggatgccaaccctggtgcgtctttgatactggccgggatggtaagggccagcgagtagtcatcggggagcgcgagtagatcttgcttttcttcagtggtaacaccatgtctcgctttaccggtacctccataggcacccatgaattcctcaaacgtgaggtcagacacatcttggacttggtttacttccacttcttcatctacgtcgtggtcaccttcgaaagatgccaaccggttatggtgtactatcatcggctttcccctcggaatcttgcttattcggtagatgacatcgttgatcttctccatgatgaggtatggaccttcccaaaactgctgcaatttgggagaacaaccttttcgcttcttgggattat
The genomic region above belongs to Diabrotica undecimpunctata isolate CICGRU chromosome 8, icDiaUnde3, whole genome shotgun sequence and contains:
- the LOC140448517 gene encoding uncharacterized protein, which encodes MALKVIIFASFLAFAKAGNWDSTLALPAAPVVSAYHSAPVLSAPAVSKSYVQTYTSHPAPVALAAPVVAKSVAPVVSAYSAPLALPAHGPVVSAYSAPLSLPAHGPVVSAYSAPLSLPAHGPVVSAYSSPLVAKSVGPLSYAAHSPVVSAYSSPVVSAYSSPVLSSYSAPLVAKSVAPLGYSAHAPVVSAYSSPVVSAYSSPIVSKSVSPLAYAASAPVVSAYSAPIVAKSFAQAPVAYAGHAAPVLSAYSAGPVVQPW